A stretch of Gemmobacter fulvus DNA encodes these proteins:
- a CDS encoding alpha-D-glucose phosphate-specific phosphoglucomutase yields MTALTIATTPIAGQKPGTSGLRKKTPVFMGPHYLNNFVQAIFDAIGGAAGKTFVLGGDGRYFNDSAAQIILKMAAANGAARVIVGQGAVLSTPAASHLIRLNKTDGGIIMSASHNPGGPEEDFGVKFNMANGGPAPEAVTEAMFAITETIREYRMSDAPDIDLNAIGRVQLDGMVVDVVDPVADYADLMESLFDFKALRAMFANGFTMRFDAMCAVTGPYGIEILENRLGAAKGTVTHGTPLPDFGGMHPDPNPTWAHELMDEMFGADAPDFGAASDGDGDRNMVVGRGIYVSPSDSLAVLAANAHLAPGYARGLAGVARSMPTSAAADRVADALGIGKYETPTGWKFFGNLLDAGKATLCGEESFGTGSDHVREKDGLWAVLLWLNILAVRQQTVAQIMADHWAKYGRNYYSRHDFEAIATDKADAMMAALRASLPSLKGRQIEGMEIAAADDFAYTDPVDGSVSARQGVRILFTDGARIVMRLSGTGTEGATLRVYLERYAAGPEGLDHDPQQALAPVIRAAHELAGIEGYTGRVTPDVIT; encoded by the coding sequence ATGACTGCCTTGACCATTGCCACCACACCCATCGCCGGGCAAAAGCCGGGCACCTCTGGCCTGCGCAAGAAAACCCCGGTGTTCATGGGGCCGCATTACCTCAATAATTTCGTGCAGGCGATCTTTGACGCCATTGGTGGGGCGGCGGGCAAGACCTTTGTGCTGGGCGGCGACGGGCGTTATTTCAACGATAGCGCGGCGCAGATCATCCTGAAGATGGCGGCGGCGAATGGTGCGGCGCGGGTGATCGTCGGGCAGGGCGCGGTTCTGTCAACTCCGGCGGCCAGCCATTTGATCCGGCTGAATAAAACCGATGGCGGCATCATCATGTCGGCCAGCCATAACCCCGGCGGGCCGGAAGAGGATTTCGGCGTGAAGTTCAACATGGCCAATGGCGGCCCGGCCCCCGAGGCGGTGACCGAGGCAATGTTTGCCATCACCGAAACGATCCGCGAATACCGCATGTCGGATGCGCCTGACATTGACCTGAATGCCATCGGCCGGGTGCAGCTGGACGGTATGGTGGTCGATGTGGTCGATCCGGTGGCCGACTATGCCGATCTGATGGAAAGCCTGTTCGATTTCAAGGCGTTGCGCGCCATGTTTGCCAACGGTTTCACCATGCGCTTTGATGCGATGTGCGCCGTGACCGGTCCCTATGGCATCGAAATTCTGGAAAATCGGCTGGGCGCTGCCAAGGGCACCGTGACCCATGGCACGCCTTTGCCGGATTTCGGCGGCATGCACCCCGACCCGAACCCGACCTGGGCGCATGAGCTGATGGACGAAATGTTCGGGGCCGATGCGCCGGATTTCGGCGCGGCCTCGGATGGCGATGGCGACCGCAACATGGTGGTCGGGCGCGGCATCTATGTCAGCCCGTCGGACAGTCTTGCGGTGCTGGCGGCCAATGCCCATCTGGCCCCGGGTTATGCGCGGGGCTTGGCTGGGGTGGCCCGGTCGATGCCGACCTCGGCGGCGGCAGACCGGGTGGCGGATGCGCTGGGGATCGGCAAATACGAGACGCCGACGGGGTGGAAATTCTTCGGCAATCTGCTGGATGCGGGCAAGGCCACGCTCTGCGGTGAAGAAAGCTTCGGCACCGGCTCGGATCATGTGCGCGAAAAGGACGGGCTTTGGGCCGTGCTGCTCTGGCTGAACATTCTAGCGGTGCGGCAGCAGACCGTGGCGCAGATCATGGCCGATCATTGGGCCAAATACGGGCGCAACTATTATAGCCGCCATGATTTCGAAGCGATTGCCACCGACAAGGCCGATGCGATGATGGCGGCGCTGCGGGCGAGCTTGCCCAGCCTCAAGGGGCGGCAGATCGAGGGCATGGAGATCGCGGCTGCCGATGATTTTGCCTATACCGATCCGGTGGATGGCTCGGTCAGTGCGCGGCAGGGCGTGCGGATCCTGTTCACCGATGGTGCGCGCATCGTGATGCGCCTGTCGGGCACCGGCACCGAAGGCGCAACGCTCCGGGTCTATCTGGAGCGCTATGCGGCGGGCCCCGAGGGGCTGGACCATGATCCGCAGCAGGCGCTGGCCCCGGTGATACGCGCCGCACATGAGCTGGCCGGGATCGAGGGCTATACCGGGCGCGTCACCCCGGATGTGATCACCTGA
- a CDS encoding glycogen/starch/alpha-glucan phosphorylase → MDVTDITAPQLKADILRHLTFTLGKDAAHASVYDWRMALSYAIRDRIVEPWFASTRKTWETGAKRVYYLSMEFLIGRILEDATINLGLRDMAETVMADLGQDFRTLIEDEPDAALGNGGLGRLAACFMESMATVGCPAYGYGIRYEHGLFRQRFEGGRQVETPEDWLTQRHPWEFERPEAAYTIGFKGEIVTRDGREVWVPGETVLAEAHDTPVVGWQGKWANTLRLWAAKPTTLFDLERFNRGDYAAAAEPEALARTLSRVLYPDDTTYQGKELRLKQEFFLTSAALQDILRRFKTGGHPITDLPNHVAIQMNDTHPAIAGPELIRLLVDEHGLEFEPALDIARACLGYTNHTLLPEALERWATFTFGNVLPRHMQIVERIDAWHKAKYPSRPHYVGIVKHHEVRMGELAFLMSHKVNGVSALHSDLVKKNLFPELHALHPDQIINQTNGVTPRRWLKMCNRPLSGLITDTIGAGWEADLDRLRELEPHVADTGFRTAFGAAKRQNKVALAEWMAGHCGVTVSPDALFDVQIKRIHEYKRQLLNILETIARWNAIRENPTADWVPRVKIFGGKSAPGYAVAKEIIHLINDVAQVVNTDPLVGDRLKVVYPANYNVSMAERLIPAADLSEQISTAGKEASGTGNMKFMLNGAPTIGTLDGANVEILHEVGAENFFLFGLTADQVVKRREDPDHSRHAIEASQTLQDVLQMIAEGRFSPEEPGRYHALVHRVWHHDYFLVAADFDAYLAAQAEVDTAYADRDRWLAMAAMNTARSGFFSSDRTIRGYMADIWSVTSAL, encoded by the coding sequence ATTGACGTGACAGATATTACCGCGCCGCAGCTCAAGGCAGACATCCTGCGCCACCTGACATTCACGCTGGGCAAGGATGCCGCCCATGCCAGCGTCTACGACTGGCGCATGGCGCTGTCTTACGCGATCCGCGACCGGATCGTGGAGCCGTGGTTCGCCTCTACCCGCAAGACATGGGAGACGGGGGCCAAGCGGGTCTATTACCTGTCGATGGAATTTCTGATCGGGCGGATTCTGGAGGATGCGACGATCAACCTTGGCCTGCGCGACATGGCCGAGACGGTGATGGCCGATCTGGGGCAGGATTTCCGCACCTTGATCGAGGACGAGCCGGATGCGGCGCTTGGCAATGGCGGTCTGGGCCGTCTGGCGGCCTGTTTCATGGAAAGCATGGCGACGGTGGGCTGCCCGGCCTATGGCTATGGCATCCGCTATGAACACGGGCTGTTCCGCCAGCGCTTTGAAGGCGGGCGGCAGGTTGAGACGCCCGAGGATTGGCTGACCCAGCGCCACCCTTGGGAGTTCGAACGCCCGGAGGCCGCCTATACCATCGGCTTCAAGGGCGAGATCGTCACCCGCGATGGGCGCGAGGTCTGGGTGCCGGGCGAAACCGTGCTGGCCGAGGCGCATGATACGCCGGTGGTCGGTTGGCAGGGCAAATGGGCCAATACGCTGCGGCTCTGGGCGGCCAAGCCGACAACGCTGTTCGATCTCGAGCGCTTCAACCGGGGCGATTATGCGGCGGCAGCCGAACCCGAGGCGCTGGCGCGCACGCTCAGCCGCGTGCTGTATCCCGATGACACCACCTATCAGGGCAAGGAACTGCGGCTGAAGCAGGAGTTCTTCCTGACCTCTGCCGCGCTGCAAGACATCCTGCGCCGGTTCAAGACCGGCGGCCATCCGATCACCGATCTGCCGAACCACGTCGCCATCCAGATGAACGACACCCATCCTGCCATCGCCGGGCCGGAACTGATCCGGCTGCTGGTCGACGAACACGGGCTGGAGTTTGAACCGGCGCTGGATATCGCCCGCGCCTGTCTGGGCTATACCAACCACACGCTGCTGCCCGAGGCGCTGGAACGCTGGGCCACCTTCACCTTCGGCAATGTGCTGCCGCGCCATATGCAGATCGTGGAACGCATCGACGCCTGGCACAAAGCCAAATACCCGTCGCGCCCGCACTATGTGGGCATCGTGAAACATCACGAGGTGCGCATGGGCGAGCTGGCCTTCCTGATGTCGCACAAGGTGAACGGCGTCTCGGCGCTGCATTCCGATCTGGTGAAGAAGAACCTCTTCCCCGAATTGCACGCGCTGCACCCGGATCAGATCATCAACCAGACCAATGGCGTGACGCCGCGCCGCTGGCTGAAGATGTGCAACCGCCCGCTGTCGGGCCTGATCACCGACACGATCGGTGCTGGTTGGGAGGCGGATCTGGATCGTCTGCGCGAGTTGGAGCCGCATGTGGCCGATACGGGTTTCCGCACCGCCTTTGGCGCTGCCAAGCGGCAGAACAAGGTCGCTCTGGCAGAATGGATGGCCGGGCATTGTGGCGTGACCGTCAGCCCCGACGCGCTGTTCGATGTGCAGATCAAGCGCATCCACGAATACAAGCGCCAGTTGCTGAATATCCTGGAAACCATTGCCCGCTGGAACGCGATCCGTGAAAACCCGACGGCTGACTGGGTGCCGCGCGTCAAGATCTTTGGCGGAAAATCCGCGCCGGGCTATGCGGTGGCCAAGGAAATCATCCATCTGATCAATGATGTGGCGCAGGTGGTGAACACCGATCCGCTGGTGGGCGACCGTCTGAAGGTGGTCTATCCCGCAAACTACAATGTCAGCATGGCAGAGCGGCTGATCCCGGCGGCGGATCTGTCGGAACAGATTTCCACCGCGGGCAAAGAGGCCTCGGGCACCGGCAACATGAAGTTCATGCTGAACGGCGCGCCGACCATCGGCACGCTGGATGGCGCCAATGTGGAGATCCTGCACGAGGTCGGGGCCGAAAACTTCTTCCTGTTCGGCCTGACCGCCGATCAGGTGGTGAAGCGCCGCGAAGACCCCGACCATTCGCGCCATGCCATCGAGGCCAGCCAGACCTTGCAGGATGTGTTGCAGATGATCGCCGAGGGCCGTTTCTCGCCCGAAGAGCCGGGCCGCTATCACGCGCTGGTGCATCGGGTCTGGCACCATGACTATTTCCTCGTGGCGGCTGATTTCGATGCCTATCTCGCCGCGCAGGCCGAGGTGGACACCGCCTATGCCGACCGCGACCGCTGGCTGGCGATGGCGGCGATGAACACGGCGCGGTCGGGCTTTTTCTCGTCGGATCGCACGATCCGTGGTTACATGGCGGATATCTGGTCCGTCACATCGGCACTCTGA
- the glgA gene encoding glycogen synthase GlgA → MKRVLSVASESVPLLKTGGLADVVGALPGALAAEGWQMRVLMPAYRALRPLIAGWAEVFAEEDLFGGPGRVYAGEVAGVAMLLLDAPHLYDREGGPYNAAGGDWPDNAQRFAALSWIGARIAREGLADGWRPQVLHAHDWQAGFAPAYLAFGGARDVGTVITIHNIAFQGWAEVGLLRQLRLPAHEFHPGSLEYYGGLSSLKAALVTADKITTVSPSYAAELMRPEFGMGLEGVIVARAADVQGILNGVDETVWSPEVEPRPYSARRMKGKAASRAALCAEFGLEVPGPLAIVVSRMTDQKGIDLLPEVLPEFIRGGGGLVMLGSGDPALEAAMLALVARFPGRVAVRIGYDEALSHRMFAGGDAVLVPSRFEPCGLTQMYGLRYGTVPVVAAVGGLADTVIHANPAALAADVATGLTFQPTDAPAFAEALRRLLALHRDPALWARVQKHAMAQPVGWQTSAAAYAKLYESVLRA, encoded by the coding sequence ATGAAACGGGTTCTGTCGGTGGCCTCGGAATCTGTGCCTTTGTTGAAAACCGGCGGGCTGGCCGATGTTGTGGGGGCATTGCCCGGCGCGCTGGCGGCCGAGGGCTGGCAGATGCGGGTGTTGATGCCTGCCTATCGGGCGCTCAGGCCGTTGATCGCGGGCTGGGCGGAGGTGTTTGCCGAAGAGGATCTGTTTGGCGGCCCGGGCCGGGTATATGCGGGCGAGGTGGCCGGGGTTGCCATGCTGTTGCTGGATGCGCCGCATCTTTATGACCGGGAGGGCGGGCCCTATAATGCAGCAGGGGGTGATTGGCCTGACAATGCGCAGCGCTTTGCCGCGCTGAGTTGGATTGGCGCGCGTATCGCCCGCGAAGGTCTGGCGGATGGCTGGCGGCCGCAGGTGCTGCATGCCCATGACTGGCAGGCGGGCTTTGCCCCGGCCTATCTGGCCTTTGGGGGCGCGCGCGATGTCGGCACCGTGATCACCATCCACAATATTGCGTTTCAGGGCTGGGCCGAGGTGGGTCTGTTGCGGCAGCTGCGCCTGCCGGCGCATGAGTTCCATCCCGGCTCGCTGGAATATTACGGCGGGCTGTCCAGCCTGAAGGCCGCACTTGTCACGGCGGACAAGATCACCACGGTTTCCCCCTCTTATGCGGCAGAGTTGATGCGCCCGGAGTTTGGCATGGGGCTGGAAGGGGTGATCGTGGCGCGGGCCGCCGATGTGCAGGGCATCCTGAATGGTGTGGATGAAACCGTCTGGTCGCCCGAGGTGGAGCCGCGGCCCTATTCGGCGCGGCGGATGAAGGGCAAGGCGGCCAGCCGGGCGGCGCTGTGTGCCGAGTTCGGGCTGGAGGTGCCGGGGCCGCTGGCGATTGTGGTCAGCCGGATGACCGATCAGAAGGGCATTGATCTGCTGCCAGAAGTGCTGCCCGAATTCATCAGGGGCGGGGGTGGTCTGGTGATGCTCGGCTCCGGGGACCCGGCGCTGGAGGCGGCGATGCTGGCGCTGGTGGCGCGGTTCCCCGGGCGGGTGGCGGTGCGCATCGGTTATGACGAGGCGCTGAGCCATCGCATGTTTGCGGGGGGGGATGCGGTGCTGGTGCCCTCGCGGTTCGAGCCTTGCGGGCTGACGCAGATGTATGGTCTGCGCTATGGCACGGTGCCGGTGGTGGCGGCGGTGGGCGGACTGGCCGATACGGTGATCCATGCCAATCCGGCGGCTTTGGCGGCGGATGTGGCGACCGGCCTCACTTTTCAGCCGACCGATGCCCCGGCCTTTGCCGAGGCGCTGCGCCGCCTGCTGGCCTTGCACCGCGACCCGGCGCTCTGGGCACGGGTGCAGAAACATGCGATGGCGCAGCCGGTGGGCTGGCAAACATCGGCTGCCGCCTATGCGAAACTCTATGAAAGCGTGCTGCGCGCATGA
- the glgC gene encoding glucose-1-phosphate adenylyltransferase, giving the protein MKARPNQRLSSQAMAFVLAGGRGSRLKELTDRRAKPAVYFGGKTRIIDFALSNALNSGIRKMAIATQYKAHSLIRHMQRGWNFFRAERNEYLDILPASQRVAETKWYLGTADAVTQNIDIVDSYGVKYIIILAGDHIYKMDYEVMLQQHVATGADVTIGCLTVPKAEATAFGVMHVDAEGRITDFLEKPADPPTIPGDPLHALASMGIYVFNWDFLRDLLIRDGEDDNSSHDFGNDIIPEIVKHGKAMAHRFAESCVTAGLEDEPYWRDVGTIDAFWQANIDLTDFVPKLDLYDNSWPIWTYGEIVPPAKFIHDQDGRRGSAVSSLVSGDCIVSGSEVRNSLLFTGCRTHSYSTMEYVVALPQVVVNRKAELKNCVIDRGVIIPEGLVVGQDPEEDEKWFRRSEGGIVLITQDMLDARAHKIG; this is encoded by the coding sequence ATGAAAGCAAGACCCAATCAGAGGCTGTCATCGCAAGCCATGGCCTTTGTGCTGGCAGGCGGGCGCGGATCGCGTCTGAAAGAACTGACGGACCGCCGCGCCAAGCCTGCGGTCTATTTCGGCGGCAAGACGCGGATCATCGACTTTGCGCTGTCGAACGCCTTGAACTCCGGCATCCGCAAGATGGCGATTGCCACGCAATACAAGGCGCACAGCCTGATCCGCCACATGCAGCGCGGCTGGAACTTCTTTCGCGCCGAACGCAATGAATATCTCGACATCCTGCCCGCATCGCAGCGCGTGGCCGAAACCAAATGGTATCTGGGCACCGCCGATGCGGTGACGCAGAACATTGATATCGTGGACAGCTATGGGGTGAAATACATCATCATTCTGGCCGGCGACCATATCTACAAGATGGATTACGAGGTCATGCTGCAACAGCATGTGGCAACCGGGGCCGATGTGACCATCGGCTGCCTGACCGTGCCCAAGGCCGAAGCCACCGCCTTTGGCGTGATGCATGTCGATGCCGAGGGACGGATCACCGATTTTCTGGAAAAACCCGCCGATCCGCCGACCATTCCGGGCGATCCGCTGCATGCGCTCGCCTCGATGGGCATCTATGTGTTCAACTGGGATTTCCTGCGCGACCTGCTGATCCGCGATGGCGAGGATGATAATTCCAGCCATGATTTCGGCAATGACATCATTCCCGAAATCGTCAAACACGGCAAGGCCATGGCGCATCGCTTTGCCGAAAGCTGTGTGACGGCGGGGCTGGAGGATGAACCCTATTGGCGCGATGTCGGCACGATTGATGCCTTCTGGCAGGCCAATATCGATCTGACCGATTTTGTGCCCAAGCTGGACCTTTACGACAACAGCTGGCCGATCTGGACCTATGGCGAGATCGTCCCGCCGGCCAAGTTCATCCACGATCAGGACGGGCGGCGCGGCTCGGCTGTCAGCTCGCTGGTGTCGGGCGATTGCATCGTGTCCGGCTCCGAGGTGCGCAATTCGCTGCTGTTCACCGGCTGCCGCACGCACAGCTATTCCACCATGGAATATGTTGTGGCGCTGCCGCAGGTGGTGGTGAACCGCAAGGCGGAGCTGAAGAACTGTGTGATCGACCGGGGTGTGATCATTCCCGAAGGGCTTGTCGTGGGGCAGGACCCGGAGGAGGATGAAAAGTGGTTCCGCCGCAGTGAGGGCGGCATTGTGCTGATCACGCAGGACATGCTGGATGCGCGGGCGCACAAGATCGGCTGA
- the glgX gene encoding glycogen debranching protein GlgX, whose translation MMTPTHPLPARLSGHAISAGRPWPMGASFDGEGVNFAVFSAHAERVELCLFSPDGRKELCRLPLRDRDGDIWHIHVGGITPGTLYGYRVHGPYVPEDGHRFNPHKLLLDPYARQLSGRLKWSDALMGYKVGSPRADLSFDTRDSAFAVPKSVVVDPSFNWGPDRAPRIPLSETVIYEAHVKGLTAQHPGVEPGLRGTYLGLASDAVLEHLVKLGITTIELLPTHAFLDDRFLVAKGLRNYWGYQSIGFFAPEPRYMTRGEVWEFQTMVRRFHAAGIEVVLDVVYNHSGEGDELGPCLSFRGLDNRSYYKLREGGRYYVNDTGTGNTLNLTHPMVLRMVMDSLRYWVEVMHVDGFRFDLASVLGREAYGFDAQGGFFDAVRQDPVLNRVKLIAEPWDIGPGGYQLGAYPHPFLEWNDRFRDGLRRFWRGDAGMAPDLAKRLLGSAERFDHSGRAASTSVNFVTAHDGFTLEDLVSFTTKRNLANGEDNRDGHGDNHSDNLGVEGPSADPAIRAARDLRKRNLLTTLLIAQGTSMLLAGDEIGNSQQGNNNAYAQDNEIGWVDWAHADTKLADFVARLLVLRKAHPVLRQRRFLHAKSRAADGLADVIWRRADGETPRPEDWHDHAFRCLCIELRMAAEADEPGQEAIFAVFNAGCAQKLILPDTAPGWRLILDTTEPEAAPVLAKPGLEVPAHSVLVFEPVHS comes from the coding sequence ATGATGACGCCCACACATCCTTTGCCCGCGCGCCTGTCAGGCCATGCGATCAGCGCCGGTCGCCCCTGGCCGATGGGTGCGAGCTTTGACGGGGAAGGCGTTAATTTTGCTGTCTTTTCCGCCCATGCCGAGCGGGTAGAACTGTGCCTGTTTTCCCCCGATGGCCGCAAGGAGCTGTGCCGGTTGCCGCTGCGCGACCGGGATGGTGACATCTGGCATATTCATGTGGGCGGCATCACGCCGGGCACGCTCTATGGCTATCGGGTGCATGGCCCCTATGTGCCAGAGGATGGTCATCGCTTCAATCCGCACAAGCTTTTGCTGGATCCCTATGCGCGGCAATTGTCGGGGCGGCTGAAATGGTCGGATGCGCTGATGGGCTACAAGGTGGGCAGCCCGCGCGCCGATCTGTCGTTTGACACGCGCGACAGCGCCTTTGCCGTGCCGAAATCGGTGGTGGTCGATCCCAGTTTCAACTGGGGGCCGGACCGGGCACCGCGGATTCCGCTGTCGGAGACGGTGATCTATGAGGCGCATGTGAAGGGGCTGACCGCGCAGCATCCGGGGGTGGAGCCGGGGCTGCGCGGCACCTATCTGGGGCTGGCCTCGGATGCGGTGCTGGAGCATCTGGTCAAGCTGGGCATCACCACCATCGAGCTGCTGCCCACCCATGCCTTTCTGGATGACCGCTTTCTGGTGGCCAAGGGGTTGCGCAATTATTGGGGCTATCAGAGCATCGGCTTTTTTGCCCCGGAACCCCGTTACATGACGCGCGGCGAGGTCTGGGAGTTTCAGACCATGGTGCGCCGGTTTCATGCGGCAGGCATCGAGGTGGTGCTGGATGTGGTTTATAACCATTCCGGCGAGGGCGATGAACTGGGGCCGTGCCTCAGCTTTCGCGGTCTGGACAACCGCAGCTATTACAAGCTGCGCGAGGGCGGTCGTTATTATGTCAACGATACCGGCACCGGCAATACGCTGAACCTGACCCACCCGATGGTGCTGCGTATGGTGATGGATTCGCTGCGCTATTGGGTGGAGGTCATGCATGTGGATGGCTTCCGCTTCGATCTGGCCTCGGTGCTGGGGCGCGAGGCTTACGGATTTGATGCGCAGGGCGGGTTTTTTGATGCGGTGCGGCAGGATCCGGTGCTGAACCGGGTCAAGCTGATCGCCGAGCCTTGGGATATCGGGCCGGGCGGCTATCAGCTCGGCGCCTATCCGCATCCGTTTCTGGAATGGAATGACCGGTTCCGCGACGGTCTGCGCCGGTTCTGGCGGGGCGACGCGGGCATGGCACCCGATCTGGCCAAGCGGCTTTTGGGCAGCGCCGAGCGGTTCGACCATTCAGGCCGTGCGGCCAGCACCTCGGTCAATTTCGTGACGGCGCATGACGGGTTCACGCTGGAGGATCTGGTCAGTTTCACCACCAAGCGCAATCTTGCCAATGGCGAGGACAACCGCGACGGCCATGGCGACAACCATTCCGACAATCTGGGGGTGGAGGGTCCGAGCGCGGATCCCGCAATCCGGGCCGCGCGGGATCTGCGCAAGCGCAACCTGTTGACCACGCTTCTGATCGCGCAAGGCACGTCGATGCTACTGGCGGGTGACGAAATTGGCAACAGCCAGCAGGGCAACAACAACGCCTATGCGCAAGACAACGAGATCGGCTGGGTGGATTGGGCCCATGCCGATACCAAGCTTGCGGACTTCGTGGCCCGGCTGCTCGTGCTGCGCAAGGCGCATCCGGTGCTGCGGCAGCGCCGGTTCCTGCACGCCAAAAGTCGGGCGGCGGATGGTCTGGCCGATGTCATCTGGCGTCGCGCCGATGGCGAAACGCCTCGGCCCGAGGATTGGCACGATCATGCCTTCCGCTGTCTCTGCATCGAATTGCGGATGGCCGCCGAAGCGGACGAGCCGGGGCAAGAGGCGATTTTTGCTGTATTCAACGCAGGTTGCGCGCAAAAGCTTATCTTGCCAGACACGGCGCCGGGCTGGCGTCTGATTCTGGATACCACTGAGCCCGAGGCGGCACCCGTGCTGGCGAAACCGGGGCTTGAGGTGCCTGCCCATTCCGTGCTTGTTTTTGAACCCGTTCATAGCTGA
- the glgB gene encoding 1,4-alpha-glucan branching protein GlgB has translation MAKARGGSDWIDAAAAQAIVSGAHGDPFAVLGLQEAGAAFVLRVFQPGAERVWALLPDPVALEPLGEGLFAAALPKRVAYRLRAEGSGATWEWDDPFRFGPVLGELDEYLLGEGTHQRIWQVLGAHVITHEGTEGTHFAVWAPNAERVSVVGDFNIWDGRRHPMRKRGATGVWETFIPGLGEGAIYKYEIRGQGGQTLPLKADPVGFGSEHAPKNGSVVRRIDGAVWQDADWLASRAARHTVEAPISVYEVHLGSWRRAPGDRMLSYLELAEQLVDYVADMGFTHIELLPVSEYPFDGSWGYQPVGLFAPTIRHGTPQEFRALIDAAHRKGLGVMLDWVPGHFPTDPHGLGRFDGTPLYEHADPREGFHQDWNTLIYNYGRTEVQNFLVSNALYWLEEYHIDGLRVDAVASMLYRDYSRNAGEWIPNKDGGRENYEAIAVLQRMNITAYGEVPGIVTVAEESTAFPGVSRPVNWGGLGFGFKWNMGWMNDTLSYMQRDPIYRKHHHHQMTFGLHYAWSENYILPISHDEVVHGKGSMLDKMPGDGEQKFANLRAYYGFMWGHPGKKLLFMGCEFAQGREWNHNQSLDWHLLVDPQAGPYHAGMQRLVRDLNTLYRATPALHVNDTRPEGFAWLEGNDAEGSTYAWLRKGGAADPVVAIVVNMTPVERRLRIGLPEAGQWDEVLNTDAALYGGGNRGNLGGVTTEPVPWHGQSQSAMITLPPLSALYLRQSA, from the coding sequence ATGGCCAAAGCTCGGGGAGGGAGCGATTGGATCGACGCGGCGGCGGCACAGGCGATTGTGTCGGGCGCGCATGGCGATCCTTTCGCGGTGCTGGGGCTGCAAGAGGCAGGCGCGGCCTTTGTGTTGCGCGTGTTTCAGCCGGGGGCAGAGCGGGTCTGGGCGCTGCTGCCCGATCCGGTGGCGCTGGAACCGCTGGGCGAGGGGCTGTTTGCAGCGGCCTTGCCCAAGCGGGTGGCCTACCGGCTGCGCGCCGAAGGCAGTGGCGCGACATGGGAGTGGGATGACCCGTTCCGCTTTGGCCCGGTTCTTGGCGAGTTGGATGAATATCTGCTGGGCGAAGGCACGCATCAGCGCATCTGGCAGGTGCTGGGCGCGCATGTGATCACGCATGAGGGCACGGAGGGCACGCATTTCGCCGTCTGGGCCCCCAATGCCGAACGTGTGTCGGTGGTGGGCGATTTCAACATCTGGGATGGCCGCCGCCATCCGATGCGCAAACGCGGCGCAACCGGCGTCTGGGAAACCTTCATTCCCGGTCTGGGCGAAGGCGCGATCTACAAATACGAAATCCGCGGGCAGGGCGGACAGACCCTGCCGCTCAAGGCCGATCCGGTCGGCTTCGGGTCGGAACATGCGCCGAAGAACGGCTCGGTGGTGCGGCGGATCGACGGGGCGGTGTGGCAGGATGCCGACTGGCTGGCCAGCCGCGCCGCCCGGCATACGGTCGAGGCGCCGATCTCGGTCTATGAGGTGCATCTGGGCTCGTGGCGCCGCGCGCCGGGCGACCGGATGCTCAGCTATCTGGAACTGGCAGAGCAGTTGGTGGATTATGTGGCGGATATGGGCTTCACCCATATCGAGTTGCTGCCGGTCTCGGAATACCCGTTTGATGGATCCTGGGGCTATCAGCCGGTCGGGCTGTTTGCCCCGACCATCCGCCATGGCACGCCGCAGGAGTTTCGCGCCCTGATCGACGCCGCGCACCGCAAGGGGCTGGGCGTGATGCTGGATTGGGTGCCGGGGCATTTTCCCACCGATCCGCATGGATTGGGTCGCTTTGACGGCACGCCGCTATATGAACATGCCGACCCGCGCGAAGGCTTCCATCAGGACTGGAACACCCTGATCTACAATTATGGCCGGACCGAGGTGCAGAATTTCCTCGTCTCCAACGCGCTGTATTGGCTGGAGGAATACCATATCGACGGGCTGCGCGTGGATGCGGTGGCCTCGATGCTCTACCGCGATTATTCGCGCAATGCCGGCGAATGGATCCCCAACAAGGATGGCGGGCGCGAGAATTACGAAGCCATCGCCGTGCTGCAACGCATGAACATCACCGCCTATGGCGAGGTGCCGGGCATCGTGACGGTGGCCGAGGAAAGCACCGCCTTTCCGGGGGTGTCGCGGCCGGTCAACTGGGGCGGGCTGGGCTTCGGGTTCAAGTGGAACATGGGCTGGATGAACGACACGCTGTCCTACATGCAGCGCGACCCGATCTATCGCAAACACCATCACCACCAGATGACCTTCGGCCTGCATTACGCCTGGTCGGAAAACTACATCCTGCCGATCAGCCATGACGAGGTGGTGCATGGCAAGGGCAGCATGCTGGACAAGATGCCGGGCGATGGTGAACAGAAGTTCGCAAACCTGCGGGCCTATTACGGCTTCATGTGGGGGCATCCGGGCAAGAAACTGCTGTTCATGGGCTGCGAATTTGCCCAAGGGCGCGAATGGAACCACAATCAGAGCCTCGACTGGCATCTGCTGGTGGATCCGCAGGCCGGGCCCTACCACGCAGGGATGCAGCGGCTGGTGCGCGATCTGAACACGCTCTACCGCGCCACGCCGGCGCTGCATGTGAACGACACCCGGCCCGAAGGCTTTGCCTGGCTGGAGGGCAATGACGCCGAAGGCTCCACCTATGCCTGGCTGCGCAAGGGTGGCGCTGCCGATCCGGTGGTGGCCATCGTGGTGAACATGACGCCGGTGGAGCGGCGTCTGCGCATCGGTCTGCCGGAGGCGGGACAGTGGGACGAGGTTCTGAACACCGATGCGGCCCTCTATGGCGGCGGCAATCGCGGCAATCTGGGCGGGGTGACGACCGAGCCGGTGCCGTGGCATGGCCAGAGCCAGTCGGCGATGATCACCCTGCCACCGCTGTCGGCCCTGTATCTGCGCCAGTCAGCTTGA